GGCTGGTATCTCTGTGGCTTGGAGCTCAGGTTATAGGACAGTGGGCTGTGTGCGGCATTTTAGCTGAGCCCCATTTACTTTGATGGCGCGGAACTGCAATACCGTACACAACCGCTGGACAAGAGGGAGGATATTTCAGAAAGAAAGCTGCAAGGTTTCTAATCTCATACAATGGCCTTAAATGGTGACATTTTTTCTGTAGCCACCACTACTGGGCACTTACTAAATACTGATTTATTGTTATCTTCTGTCTCCTGGTGTCCACGTTTTGGGGTTCAGCTGCCGCTATCATTGATTTCATGTCTTTATTTTCCTTCATTCTTTCATGGACAGTGACTTTCCCAGGATCAGGGAGGACAACCCTCGGTCCGGACAGCGCCGGTGCAAATAACAGTGAGTAGTCAATTCCTTCCTCTCCTAATTCTactctcatcatcctctaccAAGCCCTGACTGTAGTGGAGGAGAACAGCCACTAAGCTGCTCCTTTGGGGGATTGGTCCTATAAAGTGATGCTGGAACATATAATGATGTGCCCCTTATCCAGATGTTACCAGCCCACAGTCCAGCAATTACTCCTCCAAGCCCAGCCAAGCTGCCAGTGCCTACCTGCTGATTTCCTCATGAAGGGCACTTCTGGCATCAGGAGGATCTAGAGATGTTGTACAATGTATTGTAGAATATGTTCTCTATGATAAGAATTGATAACGAGCATCTTGTGTCTTTATTAACAGTCATGTACCGCGTTGTCCTGCCGCTAGGCATATGTCTATTGATTGCCGGTGCAATTATCATCTTTTGCTGGTGAGTTTCCAATTTTTTTCTACTCTACACATCACATTAttctctatacactgtactgtctGACCTACAGGGGGCGCAGTAACTACTGCAGCAAGGTTATAATACAGCGGCCGCATGAGGCAGGGATATAATCAGGTAACAGCTGTCCCCCCTTTCCCGGTGCTGTATTATGATATAATATAGAATACAGCACTATATCCTTCCTGCCTGTTATATACTGCACCTTTATAATTCACCCCctgtagtgggggaggggggtcatAGGTATATTCTGAATGGGAACTGAATATTGTCATCTGTACCGACTCATGTCAGGACATTTCTCTGTCTCACAGTTACAAGTACAAGGCCTGGCGCCGGCGTGAACTAAAACAGGCAACTGATTTAGCGATGGTTCGAGTGGAGAAGCCAGGTAATAATTTCTATATAATAACATATATAAGCAGGGAACAGGCAGAGCTTAGGTTTACCTCTCATATCTGCTCATCACACACATTGGGAGTCCTTCTATTACCCCAGAGTTCAGAGATGAGACAGCTCAAGTCTGCTGGTTAGCTGCATCGCTATATTACTGCATTGCTCATAATATTAAAAGGATAGATTCTGTTATATCTACTACCTGCTGATGGTTTCCTTCTCATTTTGTAGTTGTTCAAAAACCTGTTTTGAAAATTAAGAAAAACATCAGACCAACCATGGATAACATCAAGAAAGAAATGCCAATTATTAAAAGACTTAAAGCTGCCAAAAAAGAGGAGGAGAAAATCATAAAGAGAACATCTAAAACAGATGAGGAAAAGATCATGAAGGTCACATTCAAAACAGAGGAGGATAGAATCATAAAGGTAACATCTAAAACAGAGGAGGAAATCACAAATATAACATCCAAAACAGAGAAGGAGAAGATCACTATGAGAACATCACGCCTCAACCGGTTCcgtaaatggataaaaaaaaggaCCCGAAAAAAGAACATCTGCTGCAGCTGCCGGTCCATGGACTAAATGGAGGTACCCTAGTACCATCATGCCCATTAGTCCTTAAGCCCTGGAACACCATCTACAGTGGCCATATCTGTCTGTCTCTCATTTTGTCTGTCTATCTGTATGTCTGTCTTccccctgtctgtctgtctaccTATCATAGAATACATAGGTAGATTGGAGACGCCTGGAGGGGGTGTACATCTcatctacattttttttaatgtaggTGAGATGAAAAATCCAGGAAAGTTGGGTTTCCTCAGTAAATTTTCTTTGCTGAGGATTTTATTACCTTTGTTTTCCGGGCCTGGATTTTTTTGGAATGGCAGGTAGGTTGGCAGTGGGACCTGCCATTCCCTCCCCCTCCAGTACATCCCGCCCTTCCCCCCAATTACCCCAGGCAATGCTGCTGGACTCCTTACTGGTGCATAAAACTGTTGACAAGCCCAGTCAAGGTCTGAGTCTAGGAAGGCACAGTAGCCACAGTGGAATGTCTGTGCTCTGAATACTGTTATCTGTGAACTGATCTCTATGCGATGTCACTGTTTTGTTGCTGGACCAAATAAAGCCAAGATATATTTTTAACCTCTGAAGCCTCTGAATGTTGTCATTGCTAACCCccatcccatatacactcacctaaagaattattaggaacacgatactaatacggtgttggacccccttttgccttcagaactgccttaattctacgtggcattgattcaaaaaggtgctgatagcattctttagaaatgttggcccattttgataggatagcatcttgcagttgatggagatttgagggatgcacatccagggcacgaagctcccgttccaccacatcccaaagatgctctaatgggttgagatctggtgactttggtggccattttagtacagtgaactcattgtcatgttcaagaaaccaatttgaaatgatttgagctttgtgacatggtgcattatcctgctggaagtagccatcagaggataggtacatggtggtcatgaagggacggacatggtcagaaacaatgctgaggtagcccaattggcactaaggggcctaaagtgtgcccagaaaacatcccccacaccattacaccaccaccacaagcctgcacagtggtaacaaggcatgatggatacatattctcattctgtttacgccaaattcggactctaccatttgaatgtctcaacagaaatcgagactcatcagaccagacaacatttttccagtcttcaacagtccaattttgttgagcttgtgcaaattatagcctctttttcctatttgtagtggagatgagtggtacccggtggggtcttctgatgttttagcccatccgcctcaaggttgtgcgtgttgtggcttcacaaatgctttgctgcatacctcggttgtaacgagtggttatttcagtcaacgttgctcttctatcagcttgaatcagtcggcccattctcatctgacctctagcatcaacaaggcattttcgcccacaggactgccgcatactggatgttttttccttttcacacaattctttgtaaaccctagaaagggttgtgcgtgaaaatcgcagtaacTGAGtatattgtgaaatactcagaccggtccGTCTGGCACGAACAACaagccacgctcaaaattgcttgaatcacctttctttcccattctgacattcagtttggagttcaggagattgtcttgaccaggaccacaaccctacatgcattgaagcaactgccatgtgattggttgactagataaacgcattaatgagaaatagaacaggtgttcctaataattctcttCTTTTTAAACTGCTCTAACTCTGCCCCTCCATTGAAATGAAGTTGGACCAGCCAAGTTCTACCAATAGGGGAGGAATTTGAGGGTAAACCCCATTTCTGTTGCCAAAAAATGCCAATAATACCCCATCTTCTGGTGAACAAGGTGTATAACATGTCATTACATTACATTGCATTACACTACAACCATTTACAATACTAATACTCCGAGGTCTTGGAAACTACACCTGGAAAATTtccaggtgcttagcagaaggaaatttggtgtcaaaaCGCCCTTTACATGTCCTGCCATTAACAGCCAGCCACCATCGCTTTGTTTGCATTAATAAGAAACCTGTACTGCTACGGACTGGAACTGTATCATCTGTCTTTACCAATGAACCCGGTTCTGTTTGAGAGCCCATGATAGTTGAgtttgagtatggaggcctcatggtgagCTCTTCAATTCTACCTTTCCTGTGGAGCAACACACTGTCCCAATTGCTGGTGTGCAGAACATCCTGCGGACACGTGTTCCTCTCATACAGGGCTTCCAACTGCCatatttcagcaggataatgccagcacacagcaagggttttacaggtctcctccagattacaacacttccttgTCCTGCCCTGTCACCTGATTTATCAAGAATGTATAGGACCTGCTGGGATgtcagcttcagcaacctacatATGTGCAGGATTTACTGGCCCAGCCACAACATCTGTAGgtaaatgtgccacaggataccatacagaatctgtatgcctccatacccaactgtatctcatcttgtatccaggctagaggaagcccaacagggtcctagagtCTTCTCTTTCACAATAATGTTATCCTTTCCCTCTAATATTGTGATCACTTATATTTATCATCATTACCTTTACACATACAAAGTTTCATTCCATTCCAACAACTACTTTTTGGtgcactatgtttttttttttgcaatgagtatatttttatttcatgtatATTTAAGTACTATTTGAAAAGTCCTATATATTGCTTAGTAATATTTTGGCAGGATAACATATTTCTAATTATAAATATACAGAATAAAAGTTTTTGACTCTGCTTAttccctcttaggcctcatgtacaaggCCGTTCTGTGCATGTAGGGCCGCAATTTTCggttcccaatgcacgggcaacatccttgcggattccgcagacggatccagatggtGCAATACGTGTACGGCaagacaacggccgtgtgcatgaggccttactcttttATCCTATGTGGTGTGGTATTGTAAGGTTCTGGTAGCTATCCTGGACATGAAGGTTGGTTTGCACAGGCCCAGACTAAGGACCCCTTTACACTGTCCTATGATTGGGGCTGAAGATTTATAAGGACACTCATTCTTGTTAAATGCAGGCacttcttcataacttcggcagattcaCCGCCAGTTATAGGGTtaataagaccggtgtctaaaatgctggtcttaataaatgacccccatagtccttttaaaaaaaatagggaagGAGAGTCGTCATTGCCACCTAGGAGTTCTGAATGTATAAATTCTGTATCATAATTGTGTAGTCTGATGCTATGATATACAtaatgggatcatttatcaaactggtgtaaagtagaatcggCTCAGTtgtccatagaaaccaatcagattcctcctttcattttccgaaGGAGCAGTCCAAAGTGAAAGgtgggaatctgattggttgctatggacaactaagccagttctactttacaccagtttgataaataactccCAAATCCTTATGACTTTATTAAAGGTTTACTAAAAGAGGCATTCCCCTTTAAACATTACTGCTCTATATACAGTTCTTCATTCAGACTAGATCTCTGATGACATCAGCCAGAAGCCCCGCCCCCTTAGAATACTGaagctgtgtgacatcacaatgctGTGTCCAGGCTTCTATGTGTTGGGGAACACTGTATTCTTTTGAGGGTTAGTTGTTGGAGATGATGGATTCGAGAAGAATTGCTCTtatatttctattattttttacattttctgttcAAGGAAAGCCCACAAAAACACCTGCAGGTAATGGATATTATCACTGGGGGTTTATCTTACGGAATGGGGGCTGAATATTGCATTTATCCTTACATGATTATGGGTCCTAGAGGCAAACCTGGCTGGTATCTCTGTGGCTTGGAGCTCAGGTTATAGGACAGTGGGCTGTGTGCGGCATTTTAGCTGAGCCCCATTTACTTTGATggcgctgaactgcaataccgtaCACAACCGCTGGACAAGAGGGAGGATATTTCAGAAAGAAAGCTGCAAGGTTTCTAATCTCATACAATGGCCTTAAATGGTGACATTTTTTCTGTAGCCACCACTACTGGGCACTTACTAAATACTGATTTATTGTTATCTTCTGTCTCCTGGTGTCCACGTTTTGGGGTTCAGCTGCCGCTATCATTGATTTCATGTCTTTATTTTCCTTCATTCTTTCATGGACAGTGACTTTCCCAGGATCAGGGAGGACAACCCTCGGTCCGGACAGCGCCGGTGCAAATAACAGTGAGTAGTCAATTCCTTCCTCTCCTAATTCTactctcatcatcctctaccAAGCCCTGACTGTAGTGGAGGAGAACAGCCACTAAGCTGCTCCTTTGGGGGATTGGTCCTATAAAGTGATGCTGGAACATATAATGATGTGCCCCTTATCCAGATGTTACCAGCCCACAGTCCAGCAATTACTCCTCCATGCCCAGCCAAGCTGCCAGTGCCTACCTGCTGATTTCCTCATGAAGGGCACTTCTGGCATCAGGAGGATCTAGAGATGTTGTACAATGTATTGTAGAATATGTTCTCTATGATAAGAATTGATAACGAGCATCTTGTGTCTTTATTAACAGTCATGTACCGCGTTGTCCTGCCGCTAGGCATATGTCTATTGATTGCCGGTGCAATTATCATCTTTTGCTGGTGAGTTTCCAATTTTTTTCTACTCTACACATCACATTAttctctatacactgtactgtctGACCTACAGGGGGCGCAGTAACTACTGCAGCAAGGTTATAATACAGCGGCCGCATGAGGCAGGGATATAATCAGGTAACAGCTGTCCCCCCTTTCCCGGTGCTGTATTATGATATAATATAGAATACAGCACTATATCCTTCCTGCCTGTTATATACTGCACCTTTATAATTCACCCCctgtagtgggggaggggggtcatAGGTATATTCTGAATGGGAACTGAATATTGTCATCTGTACCGACTCATGTCAGGACATTTCTCTGTCTCACAGTTACAAGTACAAGGCCTGGCGCCGGCGTGAACTAAAACAGGCAACTGATTTAGCGATGGTTCGAGTGGAGAAGCCAGGTAATAATTTCTATATAATAACATATATAAGCAGGGAACAGGCAGAGCTTAGGTTTACCTCTCATATCTGCTCATCACACACATTGGGAGTCCTTCTATTACCCCAGAGTTCAGAGATGAGACAGCTCATGTCTGCTGGTTAGCTGCATCGCTATATTACTGCATTGCTCATAATATTAAAAGGATAGATTCTGTTATATCTACTACCTGCTGATGGTTTCCTTCTCATTTTGTAGTTGTTCAAAAACCTGTTTTGAAAATTAAGAAAAACATCAGACCAACCATGGATAACATCAAGAAAGAAATGCCAATTATTAAAAGACTTAAAGCTGCCAAAAAAGAGGAGGAGAAAATCATAAAGAGAACATCTAAAACAGAGGAGGAAAAGATCATGAAGGTCACATTCAAAACAGAGGAGGATAAAATCATAAAGGTAACATCTAAAACAGAGGAGGAAATCACAAATATAACATCCAAAACAGAGAAGGAGAAGATCACTATGAGAACATCACGCCTCAACCGGTTCcgtaaatggataaaaaaaaaggacCCGAAAAAAGAACATCTGCTGCAGCTGCCGGTCCATGGACTAAATGGAGGTACCCTAGTACCATCATGCCCATTAGTCCTTAAGCCCTGGAACACCATCTACAGTGGCCATATCTGTCTGTCTCTCATTTTGTCTGTCTATCTGTATGTCTGTCTTccccctgtctgtctgtctaccTATCGTAGAATACATAGGTAGATTGGAGACGCCTGGAGGGGGTGTACATCTCATCTACATTTTTTTAATGTAGGTGAGATGAAAAATCCAGGAAAGTTGGGTTTCCTCAGTAAATTTTCTTTGCTGAGGATTTTATTACCTTTGTTTTCCGGGCCTGGATTTTTTTGGAATGGCAGGTAGGTTGGCAGTGGGACCTGCCATTCCCTCCCCCTCCAGTACATCCCGCCCTTCCCCCCAATTACCCCAGGCAATGCTGCTGGACTCCTTACTGGTGCATAAAACTGTTGACAAGCCCAGTCAAGGTCTGAGTCTAGGAAGGCACAGTAGCCACAGTGGAACGTCTGTGCTCTGAATACTGTTATCTGTGAACTGATCTCTATGCGATGTCACTGTTTTGTTGCTGGACCAAATAAAGCCAAGATATATTTTTAACCTCTGAAGCCTCTGAATGTTGTCATTGCTAACCCccatcccatatacactcacctaaagaattattaggaacacgatactaatacggtgttggacccccttttgccttcagaactgccttaattctacgtggcattgattcaacaaggtgctgatagcattctttagaaatgttggcccattttgataggatagcatcttgcagttgatggagatttgagggatgcacatccagggcacgaagctcccgttccaccacatcccaaagatgctctaatgggttgagatctggtgactatggtggccattttagtacagtgaactcattgtcatgttcaagaaaccaatttgaaatgattcgagctttgtgacatggtgcattatcctgctggaagtagccatcagaggataggtacatggtggtcatgaagggacggacatggtcagaaacaatgctgaggtagcccaattggcactaaggggcctaaagtgtgcccagaaaacatcccccacaccattacaccaccaccacaagcctgcacagtggtaacaaggcatgatggatacatgttctcattctgtttacgccgaattcggactctaccatttgaatgtctcaacagaaatcgagactcatcagaccagacaacatttttccagtcttcaacagtccaattttggtgagcttgtgcaaattatagcctctttttcctatttgtagtggagatgagtggtacccggtggggtcttctgatgttttagcccatccgcctcaaggttgtgcgtgttgtggcttcacaaatgctttgctgcatacctcggttgtaacgagtggttatttcagtcaacgttgctcttctatcagcttgaatcagtcggcccattctcctctgacctctagcatcaacaaggcattttcgcccacaggactgccgcatactggatgttttttccttttcacacaattctttgtaaaccctagaaagggttgtgcgtgaaaatcgcagtaacTGAGtatattgtgaaatactcagaccggtccgtctggcaccaacaacaagccacgctcaaaattgcttaaatcacctttctttcccattctgacattcagtttggagttcaggagattgtcttgaccaggaccacaaccctacatgcattgaagcaactgccatgtgattggttgactagataaacgcattaatgagaaatagaacaggtgttcctaataattctcttCTTTTTAAACT
The genomic region above belongs to Bufo gargarizans isolate SCDJY-AF-19 chromosome 4, ASM1485885v1, whole genome shotgun sequence and contains:
- the LOC122936204 gene encoding uncharacterized protein LOC122936204 — its product is MSLFSFILSWTVTFPGSGRTTLGPDSAGANNIMYRVVLPLGICLLIAGAIIIFCCYKYKAWRRRELKQATDLAMVRVEKPVVQKPVLKIKKNIRPTMDNIKKEMPIIKRLKAAKKEEEKIIKRTSKTEEEKIMKVTFKTEEDKIIKVTSKTEEEITNITSKTEKEKITMRTSRLNRFRKWIKKKDPKKEHLLQLPVHGLNGGTLVPSCPLVLKPWNTIYSGHICLSLILSVYLYVCLPPVCLSTYRRIHR